The following are from one region of the Bos mutus isolate GX-2022 chromosome 18, NWIPB_WYAK_1.1, whole genome shotgun sequence genome:
- the LOC138991718 gene encoding LOW QUALITY PROTEIN: zinc finger protein 345-like (The sequence of the model RefSeq protein was modified relative to this genomic sequence to represent the inferred CDS: deleted 1 base in 1 codon; substituted 1 base at 1 genomic stop codon) — protein MSPQDTQDLLLKNPALEDVFPKANLRICQTFHLGNLNLLKDWEYTRVNERQRGCLYGHKEMETVIHNANVTGKINDQRVSNWEKHQVQSSTSAEKCKCLRKDVHPFLKHTCSLKGNMENLKGNLVSTANTHSDNSEGRLQLNMHSSMSEYLQFNNERTNSQFNQFEGSVSRGSFFFPQKIFSLHSKMYNVDDNGRDAIQPSLFCTSRDMVNTQQLSMYNKMSQTLSKSSSSNNYRSIYGGVRRYSGSETGYTVEGDSNLMKHRGPESSNKDSKSKTFRNTFDQMAGFSLDKSTCSEERTCHEYGKVSNQSSELIQQQTVQNPQKENKGNICGNVFSKASNLSKHRKIHTGRKPFKCTDCSKAFNRRSHLTQHQRIHTGEKPYKCTECGKAFPYSSSLTEHQRIHTGERPYKCTECSVAFVCSSHLTYHQRIHTGEKPYKCKECNKAFLSRSLLTKHQRVHSGERPYKCKECNKAFIQRSHLTKHQQIHTGERPYKCKECNKAFIQYSNLAYHQRIHTGERPYKCKECNKTFIHRSHLTQHQGIHTGERPYKCKDCNKTFIQNSDLTXHQRIHTGERPYKCKERIKTFILSSHLTQHQQIHTGEKTYHCTQCGQTFICHSKLIVHHQIHTREKPYKYKECGKAFFTSSDLCHHQRIHRADRRYQCTECGKAFIMCSRLTKHQRIHTGERPYSC, from the exons ATGTCTCCACAAGACACCCAAGATTTGTTGCTGAAGAATCCAGCATTAGAAGATGTATTCCCCAAAGCCAACCTAAGAATATGTCAAACATTTCACCTCGGAAACTTAAATTTATTGAAAGACTGGGAATATACAAGGGTAAATGAAAGACAGAGAGGATGTTTATATGGACATAAAGAAATGGAGACAGTTATACATAATGCTAATGttactggaaaaataaatgatcaacgTGTGTCAAATTGGGAAAAACACCAAGTTCAGTCTTCAACGTCTGCTGAGAAATGTAAGTGTTTAAGAAAAGATGTCcatccttttttaaaacatacatgtTCTCTAAAAGGGAACATGGAAAATCTGAAAGGTAATCTAGTCTCTACTGCAAATACTCATTCAGACAATTCTGAAGGTAGGCTTCAACTAAACATGCATTCAAGCATGTCTGAATACCTACAATTTAACAATGAGAGGACAAACTCACAATTTAATCAATTTGAGGGATCCGTGAGCAGGGGGTCATTTTTCTTCCCACAAAAGATATTTTCTCTCCATTCCAAGATGTATAATGTTGATGATAATGGAAgagacgccatccagccatcattgTTCTGTACATCTCGTGATATGGTTAATACACAGCAGCTTTCCATGTATAATAAAATGAGTCAGACCTTAAGTAAGAGCTCCAGCTCCAATAATTACCGGAGTATTTATGGTGGAGTGAGAAGGTATTCAGGCAGTGAAACTGGGTATACGGTTGAAGGAGACTCAAACCTTATGAAACATCGGGGACCTGAATCTTCAAACAAGGATTCTAAAAGTAAGACATTTAGAAATACCTTTGATCAAATGGCAGGTTTTTCTCTAGATAAGAGTACTTGTAGTGAAGAGAGGACTTGTCATGAATATGGTAAGGTTTCTAATCAGTCTTCAGAACTTATTCAACAGCAGACTGTTCAGAatccacagaaagaaaacaagggTAATATATGTGGGAATGTCTTTAGTAAAGCATCCAATCTAAGTAAACATAGGAAAATCCATACAGGAAGGAAACCTTTCAAATGTACAGATTGTAGCAAAGCATTTAACCGTCGTTCACATCTTACTCAACATCAGCgaattcacactggagagaaaccttataaatgtacagaatgtggcaaagcctttCCTTACAGTTCAAGTCTTACTGAACATCagcgaattcatactggagagagaccttataaatgtacagaatgtaGTGTAGCCTTTGTCTGTTCCTCACATCTAACCTATCATCagcgaattcatactggagagaagccttataaatgtaaagaatgtaACAAAGCCTTTCTTAGTCGCTCACTTCTTACTAAACATCAGCGA GTTCATTCTGGGGAGAGACCTTATAAATGTAAAGAGTGTAACAAAGCCTTTATTCAGCGCTCACATCTTACTAAACATCAGcaaattcatactggagagagacCTTATAAATGTAAAGAGTGTAACAAAGCCTTTATTCAGTACTCAAATCTAGCCTATCATCagcgaattcatactggagagaggccttataaatgtaaagaatgtaACAAAACCTTTATCCATCGCTCACATCTTACCCAACATCAgggaattcatactggagagaggCCTTATAAATGTAAAGACTGTAACAAAACCTTTATTCAAAACTCAGATCTAACCTAACATCagcgaattcatactggagagaggCCTTATAAATGTAAAGAACGTATCAAAACCTTTATCCTTAGCTCACATCTTACCCAACATCAGcaaattcatactggagagaaaactTATCATTGTACACAGTGTGGCCAAACCTTTATTTGTCATTCAAAGTTAATTGTACATCATCAAATCCATACTAGGGAGAAACCATACAAATATAAagaatgtggcaaagcctttTTTACGAGTTCGGACCTTTGTCATCATCAGCGAATTCATAGGGCGGATAGACGTTATCAATGTACAGAATGTGGCAAGGCTTTTATTATGTGTTCTAGGCTTACTAAACATCAGCGAATACATACTGGGGAGAGACCATATTCATGTtga